A genomic segment from Salvia splendens isolate huo1 chromosome 13, SspV2, whole genome shotgun sequence encodes:
- the LOC121761116 gene encoding desumoylating isopeptidase 1-like — protein MAEDGYKVSLNVYDLSQGLARQLSTTFLGKPIEGIWHTGVVVYGNEYYFGGGIQSAPAGSTPYGTPIRVIDLGTTHVPQDVFEVYLDDIGPRYTAETYSLLTHNCNNFSNEVAQFLVDASIPDYILNLPNEVLSSPMGAVILPMIQNLEGTLRAGAVPQAPQFRHSAVAGSKQAAVSSKPANGSTIQLTKAKVEDDARKSEAELTKGVDEQTQTKKVSSPNGAGGAVGRDPLGDARSKVQEEISNEFAAIMATGDLRASEAAALATRRVMQRYGHMTTAQS, from the exons ATGGCTGAG GATGGTTACAAGGTCTCTTTGAATGTTTATGACTTAAGCCAGGGCTTGGCCAGACAACTGTCTACAACATTTTTGGGGAAGCCTATTGAAGGCATATG GCATACCGGAGTTGTTGTGTATGGTAATGAATACTATTTCGGAGGTGGCATACAAAGTGCTCCAGCTGGTTCAACTCCATATGGGACACCGATTCGTGTGATAGATCTTGGCACGACGCATGTGCCTCAAGACGTATTTGAGGTGTACTTGGACGATATTGGTCCACGATACACAGCTGAAACTTACAGTTTGCTGACTCATAATTGCAACAACTTCAGTAATGAGGTTGCCCAGTTCCTGGTTGATGCTTCGATACCAGATTACATCTTGAATCTCCCAAATGAAGTTTTGAGTAGTCCGATGGGTGCTGTCATAT TGCCAATGATACAGAATCTCGAGGGCACTTTGAGGGCCGGTGCAGTTCCCCAAGCTCCTCAGTTCAGGCATTCCGCGGTTGCTGGTTCAAAGCAGGCGGCAGTTTCTTCAAAGCCAGCTAATGGTAGTACCATCCAATTGACTAAGGCGAAAGTTGAGGATGATGCCAGGAAATCTGAAGCAGAATTAACAAAAGGTGTAGATGAACAGACGCAGACCAAAAAGGTGTCCTCTCCTAACGGAGCAGGAGGTGCTGTTGGTAGAGATCCACTCGGAGATGCTCGGAGCAAAGTCCAAGAGGAGATCAGCAATGAGTTTGCTGCAATTATGGCCACTGGGGATTTGCGTGCAAGTGAGGCGGCAGCTCTAGCAACTAGGAGAGTGATGCAGAGATACGGCCATATGACCACAGCACAGAGTTGA